A part of Ziziphus jujuba cultivar Dongzao chromosome 8, ASM3175591v1 genomic DNA contains:
- the LOC107413323 gene encoding receptor-like protein EIX2, translated as MRQSSQSALRVGILCMLMASVAGSNIRCTDTEKRALLSFKQSLVDDSNILSSWESQRDCCKWKGITCNNQTGHVIKLDLHYVSDYYSAEQPLAGEISPSLLQLPYLNYLDLSFNSFEGLRIPSFIGSVSKLKHLKIAGAGFIGTIPDQIGNLSNLHTLDLSRNSAIAVNNLEWLSHLSSLRVLNMSGLNLSEAVSWPQSISKLSSLIELQLSSCNLPNVNPSSLPLLNSSTSLQVLELSDNLLKSSIFSWVVNVSSRLVHVGLMACQVQGTIPDIFTNMVSLEYLDLSYNNLEGGLPRSFQNLCSLESLNLWSSNFSDRLYDSMENLSCAGNTLKHLYLSGNPFWGPFPNLTRFLSLVDLTIDGTKMSGSLPEDLGRLSKLQSLSLVENQLTGSIPDLTGLSSLKMLFLSKNKLNGSVPESMGQLSSLENLDLSSNSLDGVITEAHFLNLSGLKSLDISKNPLSIDLSSDWIPPFQLRDLVIMSCKIGPAFPKWIQTQRKLHTLYITNAGISDSIPNGFWDLSSSLVELNLSFNQIHGKLPNLSSKNCTYFSFDLSSNNLYGPLPPFPPNISTVFLSKNTISGSLSSLFAMETPSLFHLDLSDNLLSGELPNCWIQFQQMLNLNLAKNNFSGKIPHSMGYLQNLAVLRLQDNNFSGELPSLENCTELGVVDLGGNKLTGRIPEWIGKRLSKLIILRLRQNEFNGSLPSSLCNLPALQNLDLSHNRVSGLLPQCLNNLTAMYNEIDVRLILGLVQVVWKGLELEFGENLKYLRSIDISSNYLSGTIPDNLTSLYKLISLNLSRNNLNGSIPEKFGQLHMLESLDLSRNQILGNIPGSFSDLTFLGVLDLSHNNLSGRIPLSTQLQGFNASVYMGNEGLCGKPLTKRCPGDETDEGSSATKGSEHDDIEGDDDGFVSFGFYLSMGVGYFVGFWGIFGPLLLKRSWRNAYFKFLHDAEDWIYVKTRAAKARLMQKRR; from the coding sequence ATGAGACAAAGTTCTCAATCTGCATTGCGGGTTGGGATTCTATGCATGCTCATGGCTTCTGTTGCGGGTTCCAACATCAGGTGCACAGATACAGAAAAGAGAGCTCTTCTAAGCTTCAAACAAAGCCTAGTGGACGATTCCAACATTCTTTCTTCTTGGGAAAGTCAAAGAGATTGTTGCAAGTGGAAGGGAATAACATGTAACAACCAAACAGGTCATGTTATCAAGCTAGATCTCCATTATGTTTCTGATTATTACTCTGCTGAGCAACCTTTAGCAGGTGAGATAAGTCCTTCACTGCTTCAACTTCCATATTTAAATTACTTAGACCTCAGTTTTAACTCTTTTGAAGGGCTCAGAATCCCAAGCTTTATTGGTTCTGTGAGTAAATTGAAACACCTTAAAATTGCTGGTGCTGGGTTCATTGGAACCATTCCCGACCAAATTGGAAACCTTTCAAATCTGCATACTCTTGACCTCTCAAGGAACTCTGCTATTGCTGTAAATAACCTTGAGTGGTTGTCTCATCTTTCTTCTTTGAGAGTCCTAAACATGTCTGGTCTAAATCTTAGTGAAGCAGTGAGTTGGCCACAGTCCATAAGCAAGCTCTCTTCTCTGATTGAGCTTCAGTTATCTTCATGTAACCTTCCTAATGTCAATCCCTCATCACTTCCCCTTCTTAATTCCTCCACCTCTCTCCAAGTCCTTGAACTCTCTGATAATCTTCtgaaatcttcaattttttcctGGGTGGTTAACGTCAGCAGCAGACTTGTTCATGTTGGATTAATGGCATGTCAAGTACAAGGTACAATCCCAGATATTTTCACAAATATGGTTTCCTTAGAATATCTGGATCTCTCTTACAATAATCTAGAGGGTGGGCTGCCAAGATCCTTTCAAAATTTATGCAGCTTGGAGTCTTTAAATTTATGGTCGAGCAATTTTTCTGATCGCCTTTATGACTCCATGGAAAACCTGTCGTGTGCTGGGAATACACTGAAACACCTATATCTAAGTGGGAACCCATTTTGGGGTCCATTTCCCAATCTTACAAGGTTTTTATCTCTGGTAGATTTGACCATTGATGGTACCAAAATGAGTGGATCTCTCCCTGAGGATCTTGGGCGGCTTTCCAAGCTACAGAGCTTGAGCTTAGTTGAGAACCAACTCACCGGTTCAATACCAGATTTGACAGGACTTTCATCCCTAAAGATGTTATTTCTTTCCAAGAATAAATTGAATGGATCTGTACCAGAGAGTATGGGGCAGCTTTCTAGCCTTGAAAATTTGGATCTTTCTTCAAATTCTTTGGATGGTGTAATAACTGAAGCCCACTTTTTGAATCTCTCCGGGTTAAAGTCTTTGGATATTTCTAAAAATCCTTTGTCCATCGACCTGAGTTCTGATTGGATTCCACCTTTTCAACTTCGTGATTTAGTCATAATGTCTTGCAAGATTGGCCCTGCTTTTCCTAAATGGATTCAGACACAGAGAAAACTACATACACTTTATATCACCAATGCCGGAATTTCAGATTCAATACCCAATGGGTTTTGGGATCTGTCTTCCAGCTTGGTGGAGTTAAATCTCTCTTTCAACCAGATTCATGGGAAGTTGCCAAACCTGTCATCCAAAAACTGCACCTATTTCTCATTTGATTTGAGTTCTAACAACTTGTATGGTCCACTGCCACCATTTCCTCCAAACATAAGCACGGTGTTTCTCTCCAAAAATACGATTTCAGGATCTCTGTCGTCCTTATTTGCCATGGAAACTCCAAGCTTGTTTCATCTTGACCTTTCTGACAATCTACTATCAGGGGAACTTCCCAATTGTTGGATTCAATTTCAGCAAATGCTCAACTTGAATCTGgcaaaaaacaatttttctgGGAAAATACCACACTCCATGGGCTATTTGCAAAATCTTGCAGTCTTGCGTTTACAAGATAATAATTTCTCAGGAGAACTGCCTTCTTTAGAGAATTGTACAGAGTTGGGTGTTGTTGACTTAGGAGGGAACAAGTTAACTGGAAGAATACCAGAATGGATAGGAAAACGCCTATCAAAGTTGATAATTCTTCGCTTACGACAGAATGAGTTCAATGGAAGCTTGCCCTCAAGCCTTTGTAATCTCCCAGCCCTTCAAAATTTGGACCTGTCTCACAACAGGGTGTCTGGGCTCTTGCCGCAGTGCCTTAATAATCTGACTGCCATGTATAATGAGATAGATGTTCGTCTAATTCTTGGCCTTGTTCAAGTGGTTTGGAAAGGATTAGAGCTTGAGTTTGGAGAAAATCTTAAGTATCTCAGAAGCATTGATATTTCAAGCAATTACTTAAGTGGGACAATTCCTGATAATTTAACAAGTCTGTACAAATTAATATCTCTGAACCTGTCAAGGAACAATTTGAATGGGAGCATTCCCGAAAAGTTTGGTCAGTTGCACATGCTAGAATCACTTGATTTGTCAAGAAACCAGATATTGGGTAACATTCCTGGAAGCTTTTCTGATTTAACTTTTCTTGGAGTTTTGGACTTGTCTCACAACAATTTGAGTGGTAGAATTCCATTAAGCACCCAACTACAGGGTTTTAATGCTTCTGTTTACATGGGAAATGAGGGACTCTGTGGAAAACCTCTCACAAAAAGGTGCCCAGGAGATGAGACAGATGAAGGTTCCAGTGCCACTAAAGGTAGTGAACATGATGATATAGAAGGAGATGATGATGGTTTTGTAAGCTTCGGATTTTATCTTAGTATGGGGGTCGGATATTTCGTAGGATTCTGGGGAATTTTTGGTCCTTTACTGCTCAAACGTTCTTGGAGAAACGCCTACTTTAAGTTTTTGCATGATGCAGAAGATTGGATCTACGTAAAAACAAGAGCAGCTAAAGCAAGACTAATGCAGAAGAGACGTTAA